A region of Sulfitobacter faviae DNA encodes the following proteins:
- a CDS encoding IclR family transcriptional regulator produces MSDETAHGQGLKSLDTALRVLSYLADQGGPQTLSDIGRGCGMPPSKVHRYLASFVGAGLVQQQGRSGQYDLGPGALQLGLAALARHDFVNTAADGLAGLSADTGMTVLLSVWANQGATVVRWERGAAPTDTSMGLGTTLPLLTSATGRVFLAWGPPRAIAPVRDTQLRRLMRQPNLLLDIEPSRSSVAAMAERTRARGFASVEGRFIPGLVAAAAPILDWQNEAQASVTLVGTDPGAIAEGTTQTDFLLTYCASKSAVRANSPA; encoded by the coding sequence ATGTCTGACGAAACTGCACACGGTCAAGGATTAAAGTCCCTGGATACAGCCCTCAGAGTGCTGTCCTATCTAGCTGATCAGGGTGGACCGCAGACGCTGTCCGACATTGGCCGAGGCTGCGGCATGCCGCCCAGCAAGGTGCATCGGTATCTTGCTTCTTTCGTAGGCGCGGGGCTGGTACAGCAACAGGGGCGTTCAGGGCAGTACGATCTTGGGCCAGGGGCGCTGCAGCTCGGTTTGGCGGCCCTGGCCCGGCACGACTTTGTCAACACCGCCGCTGATGGGCTGGCCGGACTGTCCGCCGACACCGGCATGACTGTGCTACTGTCGGTCTGGGCCAATCAAGGGGCAACCGTGGTCCGGTGGGAGCGCGGCGCAGCCCCAACGGACACTTCGATGGGTCTGGGGACCACCCTGCCTCTGCTCACATCGGCCACGGGACGCGTATTTTTAGCATGGGGCCCTCCCCGCGCCATCGCTCCAGTGCGCGACACCCAGCTGCGTCGATTGATGCGACAGCCCAATCTGTTGCTCGATATAGAACCGTCGAGGTCTAGCGTTGCCGCAATGGCAGAGCGTACCCGCGCGCGCGGTTTTGCGTCGGTAGAAGGCCGCTTCATCCCCGGCCTCGTTGCGGCTGCAGCACCCATCCTCGATTGGCAGAACGAAGCCCAAGCTTCTGTCACCCTTGTCGGTACCGACCCGGGCGCCATTGCCGAGGGTACCACGCAAACCGACTTTCTGCTGACCTACTGCGCGTCGAAATCCGCTGTCCGCGCGAATTCCCCAGCCTAG
- a CDS encoding DUF927 domain-containing protein — translation MNAISPPSLRPLPASAISDDMTHVRSIPFPFPQPDLRWQGELPVAVYEYRNADATLACLIARYQTDAGKILRPATVWRNGAGQMSWVCKGLPEDRPLYRLADLLANPDLPVLISEGEKCADATANFRGFSSVTWMGGSNALAKTDFTPLAGRDVFILPDNDNAGTKATEELARILTGIDARIRVLDIAKLAEDMSAIDVTGYDIADAIDAGLSEPQFAARLERPTAVRDLSIRPNLPDNPVYHEIWDRFSFVAELPEVFELTEVGIIKTEFDRYGEPVKVYAGSPLVVLGRTRAAGTRGGWGYLVAFRTPAGDWDTLSIPASLLAGDGREMRELLAEAGFVVPQQLAGRRALAEYIGYAQMSKIIEVTRRVGWTDKAFAHPDGMIVSEAESRNVVLDLGGRSHYLTSAGSIEKWHELARLAEPNSRVAFALCVAFAAPLLRPLNMSGGGFHFWGQSSRGKTTLLTIAGSVWGGGGNDGFVRNWRMTDNGAEALIADHNDILLPLDELTLVAPKWRPSSTTCLPTATARLGPKRMAPARVLCNGKPWSCLRAKILRHTRSTRGAARHG, via the coding sequence ATGAACGCAATTTCTCCTCCTAGCCTGCGCCCACTGCCGGCAAGCGCCATCTCCGACGATATGACGCATGTCCGCAGCATTCCCTTCCCATTTCCGCAGCCGGACTTGCGCTGGCAGGGCGAATTGCCAGTCGCCGTCTACGAGTACCGCAATGCAGATGCGACTCTCGCGTGTCTGATCGCGCGCTATCAGACCGATGCAGGAAAGATCCTCCGGCCTGCCACGGTCTGGCGCAACGGCGCGGGGCAGATGAGCTGGGTTTGTAAGGGGCTGCCTGAAGACCGTCCGCTCTATCGCCTTGCGGATCTGCTGGCAAACCCTGATTTGCCAGTCCTGATCTCCGAAGGTGAGAAGTGTGCCGATGCCACCGCCAATTTCCGCGGCTTCTCCAGCGTGACTTGGATGGGTGGCTCTAACGCGCTGGCCAAAACCGATTTCACACCGCTGGCCGGACGGGATGTGTTCATCCTTCCGGACAATGATAATGCCGGGACCAAGGCCACGGAGGAGCTTGCACGCATTCTGACCGGGATTGATGCCCGTATCCGGGTGCTGGATATCGCAAAGTTGGCAGAAGACATGAGTGCCATCGATGTCACGGGCTATGACATTGCCGACGCCATTGATGCCGGTTTGAGCGAACCGCAGTTTGCTGCTCGGCTCGAGCGACCCACGGCGGTCAGGGACCTGAGTATCAGGCCGAACCTCCCGGATAATCCCGTTTATCACGAAATCTGGGACCGGTTCTCTTTTGTCGCGGAGCTGCCGGAGGTTTTCGAACTCACTGAAGTCGGGATCATCAAGACCGAATTTGATCGTTATGGAGAGCCAGTGAAGGTCTATGCAGGGTCACCGCTTGTGGTGCTTGGCCGCACCCGAGCGGCAGGCACACGTGGAGGGTGGGGATACCTCGTCGCATTCCGCACGCCGGCTGGTGACTGGGACACGCTCAGCATTCCCGCTTCCTTGCTTGCGGGAGACGGACGAGAAATGCGCGAACTCTTGGCCGAGGCTGGCTTCGTCGTGCCGCAGCAGTTGGCCGGTCGTCGGGCCTTAGCTGAATACATCGGCTATGCACAGATGAGCAAGATCATCGAAGTGACAAGGCGTGTGGGCTGGACTGACAAGGCGTTTGCGCATCCCGACGGCATGATCGTATCTGAAGCTGAAAGCCGGAATGTCGTTCTCGATCTTGGTGGGCGGTCGCACTATCTTACCTCTGCCGGCAGTATCGAAAAGTGGCACGAGCTTGCGCGCCTCGCGGAGCCGAACAGCCGGGTCGCTTTTGCCCTCTGTGTCGCATTTGCCGCACCGCTGCTGCGGCCCCTCAATATGTCCGGTGGCGGTTTCCATTTTTGGGGCCAATCCTCCCGGGGGAAGACCACATTGCTTACCATCGCGGGTTCTGTCTGGGGCGGAGGCGGGAATGATGGGTTCGTGCGCAACTGGCGGATGACTGATAACGGAGCGGAGGCACTGATCGCCGATCACAACGACATCTTGCTTCCGCTCGACGAGTTGACGCTCGTCGCCCCGAAATGGCGGCCGAGCTCTACTACATGCTTGCCAACGGCCACGGCAAGGCTCGGGCCAAAAAGGATGGCACCGGCGCGGGTACTGTGCAATGGAAAGCCCTGGTCGTGTCTTCGGGCGAAAATACTTCGGCACACCAGATCGACAAGGGGCGCGGCAAGACACGGATGA
- a CDS encoding CaiB/BaiF CoA transferase family protein, with translation MAGDLDGLLVVSVEQAVAAPYASSRLAEAGARVIKVERPEGDFARGYDHLVHGESAYFVWLNRGKESVCLDLCDADDKALMDRMLADADVFIQNLAPGAIARLGFDQAVLRKRYPRLITVAISGYGEEGPLKDLKAYDLLVQAESGLSQITGTKDGLTRVGVSVCDIAAGMTAYQAVLQALIGRGVTGQGRHLSISLFHALTDWMNVPYLQYVYGSKEPVRSGLNHPTIAPYGAYTLADGKDVLFSIQNEREWRVFCADILGLADLPQDPRFNSNSHRVAHRAELDAIIRRVFEQVPRDQMVAKLEAARIAYGRVSTMDDLAAHPQIRFVEVGSPTGPIKMLAPGAVSDGQVPELGDVPALGQHTDAVRVEFTE, from the coding sequence ATGGCGGGTGATCTGGATGGGCTTTTGGTGGTTTCGGTCGAACAGGCCGTCGCCGCGCCTTATGCGTCAAGTCGTCTTGCGGAGGCGGGTGCGCGTGTCATCAAGGTTGAGCGCCCCGAGGGCGATTTCGCTCGCGGCTATGATCATTTGGTACATGGCGAAAGCGCCTATTTTGTCTGGCTTAATCGTGGCAAGGAGTCAGTTTGTCTCGATCTTTGCGACGCCGATGACAAGGCGCTGATGGATCGCATGCTGGCCGACGCTGATGTATTTATTCAGAATCTTGCGCCGGGCGCTATCGCCCGTCTTGGCTTTGATCAGGCCGTACTGCGCAAACGGTATCCGCGCCTGATCACGGTGGCGATCTCGGGCTATGGCGAAGAGGGGCCGCTGAAAGACCTTAAGGCCTACGACCTTCTGGTGCAGGCTGAAAGCGGACTGTCCCAGATCACCGGCACCAAGGACGGGCTAACCCGTGTGGGGGTGTCGGTCTGTGATATAGCAGCGGGCATGACGGCCTATCAGGCGGTGCTCCAAGCCTTGATCGGGCGCGGCGTCACGGGGCAAGGTCGGCACTTGTCGATATCGTTGTTTCATGCGCTGACTGACTGGATGAACGTGCCCTATCTTCAATACGTCTATGGCAGCAAGGAGCCTGTGCGCAGCGGTCTGAACCATCCGACTATCGCGCCCTACGGGGCCTACACGCTCGCGGACGGCAAAGATGTGCTATTCTCCATTCAGAACGAGCGAGAATGGCGTGTTTTCTGTGCCGACATTCTAGGGCTGGCGGACCTACCGCAGGATCCGCGCTTTAATAGTAATTCTCATAGGGTTGCGCATCGCGCCGAGCTGGACGCGATCATTCGCCGGGTATTCGAACAAGTGCCCCGCGATCAGATGGTGGCCAAATTGGAGGCTGCGCGCATCGCCTACGGGCGGGTCAGTACGATGGACGATCTGGCCGCGCATCCGCAAATCCGCTTTGTTGAAGTGGGCAGTCCCACAGGACCGATTAAGATGCTTGCACCCGGTGCGGTGTCCGACGGTCAAGTACCTGAACTAGGCGACGTGCCCGCGCTCGGCCAGCATACAGATGCGGTGCGGGTGGAATTTACCGAGTGA
- a CDS encoding HpcH/HpaI aldolase/citrate lyase family protein, which translates to MPAPIDRINLPLFVPADRPDRFAKAAVAGPDAVLVDLEDAVAPMARTSARANLTEALIAIDAPIFLRINAAGTEWFDADLAAAATLPLAAVVLAKAESADACAHVARKTEMPVIALIETARGVASLTEIASASARMAFGSIDYAADLGMGHTRNSLMAARSALVLAARVAGQPAPLDGVTTATRDDVLIEADCRHAVEMGLTGKLIIHPAQLAPARRGFAPSDDEVAWARRVVAAAIEANGSAAAQLGGAMIDAPVIIRAQQILARSELAA; encoded by the coding sequence ATGCCCGCGCCGATCGACCGTATAAACTTGCCCCTCTTTGTCCCTGCCGACCGCCCCGATCGCTTCGCCAAGGCCGCTGTCGCAGGCCCGGATGCGGTGCTCGTCGATCTGGAGGACGCGGTCGCCCCCATGGCACGCACGTCGGCCCGCGCAAATCTGACCGAGGCGCTGATTGCCATTGACGCCCCTATCTTTCTTCGCATCAACGCCGCCGGAACCGAATGGTTCGATGCCGATCTTGCCGCGGCTGCCACGTTGCCCCTTGCCGCCGTGGTGCTGGCGAAGGCTGAATCAGCCGACGCCTGCGCCCATGTCGCGCGTAAGACGGAAATGCCGGTGATCGCGTTGATCGAAACGGCGCGCGGGGTCGCCTCGTTGACCGAGATCGCGAGCGCATCTGCGCGTATGGCCTTTGGGTCAATCGATTATGCCGCCGATCTGGGGATGGGACACACGCGCAACTCGCTAATGGCAGCGCGATCCGCGCTGGTGCTGGCCGCTCGGGTGGCGGGCCAGCCTGCCCCGCTGGACGGCGTCACTACCGCCACCCGAGACGACGTCCTGATTGAGGCGGACTGCCGCCACGCGGTTGAAATGGGGTTGACGGGCAAGCTGATCATCCACCCCGCGCAGCTTGCCCCGGCGCGGCGCGGCTTTGCGCCCTCTGATGATGAAGTGGCATGGGCCCGCCGGGTTGTCGCAGCGGCAATAGAAGCTAACGGCAGTGCAGCGGCACAACTGGGTGGCGCCATGATCGACGCTCCGGTCATTATCCGTGCGCAGCAGATCCTGGCCCGAAGCGAACTTGCCGCATGA
- a CDS encoding fumarate hydratase: protein MSARILEADLITSITDALQYISYYHPPDFITAMADAYTREQSPSAKAAIAQILINSRMCATGHRPICQDTGIANVFVEIGVEARTNWTRPLQDMIDDAVRAAWRVETNPLRASVIVDPLEARRNSGDNTPAMVQVQMVEGDAVHVTVSAKGGGSENKTQFAVLNPSASVGDWVVDRVAQMGAGWCPPGILGIGVGGSVDKAMTIAKAALNEPIDITELRERGPSTRTEEMRLEILNRVNALGIGAQGLGGLTTVLDVKIATYPTHAASMPVALIPNCAATRHVDFTLTGDGPALFTPPDLSLWPQIDGQGPVGRRLSLDDLSEDVLAELKSGETLLLSGTLYTGRDAAHKRMVDTLRAGGDLPLDLNGRALYYVGPVDAIPGEIIGPAGPTTSTRMDEFTDEVLAATGLKIMIGKAERGAEAIEAIRRHGAVYMIAVGGAAYLVAQSIKAARVVAYDDLGMEAIREFTVLDMPVTVAVDKTGTSIHETGPRQWTRA from the coding sequence ATGAGCGCGCGCATTCTGGAGGCCGATCTGATTACTAGCATCACTGATGCGCTTCAGTATATCTCATACTATCACCCGCCCGATTTTATCACCGCCATGGCCGACGCCTACACCCGCGAACAAAGCCCGTCCGCCAAGGCCGCAATCGCGCAAATCCTGATCAATTCGCGGATGTGCGCCACAGGGCATCGCCCAATTTGTCAGGATACCGGCATCGCCAATGTCTTTGTCGAGATCGGCGTCGAGGCGCGTACCAACTGGACGCGCCCGCTACAGGATATGATCGACGACGCCGTGCGCGCCGCGTGGCGTGTCGAGACGAACCCCTTGCGCGCATCCGTCATCGTTGATCCGCTGGAGGCTCGGCGCAATAGCGGCGACAATACCCCCGCTATGGTGCAGGTCCAGATGGTCGAGGGCGACGCTGTGCATGTCACCGTCTCAGCCAAGGGCGGCGGCTCGGAAAACAAGACTCAGTTCGCGGTGCTGAACCCTTCGGCCAGCGTAGGGGACTGGGTCGTGGACCGTGTCGCGCAAATGGGCGCGGGCTGGTGCCCACCGGGGATTCTAGGCATCGGAGTCGGCGGCAGCGTGGACAAGGCGATGACAATTGCTAAGGCCGCGCTGAACGAGCCGATTGACATCACAGAGCTACGCGAACGTGGGCCATCGACGCGGACCGAGGAAATGCGGCTAGAGATACTGAACCGCGTCAACGCGCTGGGCATTGGCGCGCAGGGTTTGGGCGGTCTCACCACCGTGCTGGACGTCAAGATCGCGACTTATCCCACCCATGCTGCTTCGATGCCCGTCGCGTTGATCCCCAACTGCGCCGCCACCCGGCATGTTGATTTTACGCTGACCGGCGATGGTCCTGCCCTGTTTACTCCGCCGGATTTGTCGCTGTGGCCACAGATCGACGGCCAGGGGCCGGTCGGGCGGCGATTGTCGCTCGACGATCTAAGCGAAGATGTGCTGGCAGAATTGAAGTCCGGCGAGACGCTCTTGCTGTCAGGCACGCTTTATACGGGTCGCGATGCCGCGCATAAACGCATGGTTGACACCTTGCGCGCAGGTGGCGACCTTCCCCTCGACCTAAATGGGCGTGCGCTGTACTATGTGGGTCCTGTCGATGCCATCCCCGGCGAAATCATCGGCCCCGCCGGTCCCACCACATCGACCCGCATGGACGAATTCACCGACGAAGTGCTGGCCGCGACCGGCCTCAAGATCATGATCGGCAAGGCGGAACGCGGAGCCGAGGCGATAGAAGCAATTCGCCGTCACGGCGCGGTCTACATGATTGCCGTGGGCGGCGCGGCCTATCTAGTGGCCCAGTCGATCAAGGCGGCGCGCGTTGTGGCGTATGACGATTTAGGAATGGAAGCGATCCGCGAGTTCACGGTTTTGGACATGCCGGTGACCGTTGCCGTCGACAAAACCGGCACCTCAATTCATGAGACAGGCCCGCGTCAATGGACGCGGGCCTGA
- a CDS encoding SDR family oxidoreductase → MKLLGKVALVTGAASGFGKGIAELFVAEGAKVAIVDLNERGARDVAASLGDGAIAIGCDVADGAQVAAAVKQTTEAFGQLDIVINNAGWTNKNSPLMETDEATFRKIYDINVLSIFHMTKACVPVWRSQNGGVMINIGSVAGIRPRPGLTWYNSSKGAVNLMTKSLAVELAPDNIRVNCVAPVMGATGLLEQFMGMEDTPENRKKFIATVPMGRLSEARDIANATLYLASGDADFITGVVLEVDGGRTI, encoded by the coding sequence ATGAAACTTTTAGGTAAAGTAGCGCTGGTAACGGGTGCTGCGTCGGGTTTTGGCAAGGGGATTGCCGAACTGTTTGTGGCCGAGGGCGCCAAGGTTGCTATCGTTGACCTGAACGAGCGAGGCGCGCGTGATGTTGCCGCCAGTCTGGGCGATGGGGCTATCGCGATCGGCTGCGACGTGGCGGACGGCGCGCAGGTGGCGGCGGCAGTCAAGCAAACAACCGAGGCGTTCGGGCAGCTGGATATCGTGATCAACAACGCGGGATGGACCAACAAGAACAGCCCGCTGATGGAGACGGACGAGGCGACATTCCGAAAGATTTATGACATCAACGTCCTGTCGATTTTCCACATGACCAAGGCCTGCGTGCCGGTATGGCGTAGCCAAAACGGCGGTGTAATGATCAATATCGGCTCAGTCGCGGGCATCCGCCCGCGCCCCGGCTTGACGTGGTACAATTCATCCAAAGGCGCGGTCAATCTGATGACCAAATCGCTGGCGGTGGAACTGGCACCGGATAACATCCGCGTCAATTGCGTGGCGCCCGTCATGGGCGCCACCGGTCTGCTGGAGCAGTTCATGGGTATGGAAGACACGCCTGAAAATCGTAAAAAATTCATCGCTACCGTGCCGATGGGGCGTCTGTCAGAGGCGCGTGATATCGCCAATGCAACGCTTTATCTTGCATCGGGTGATGCCGATTTCATCACAGGCGTTGTGCTGGAGGTTGATGGCGGACGGACCATCTAA
- a CDS encoding ABC transporter ATP-binding protein produces MLSFHNANASIGKIPILRGLNFTIPASGTVALIGRNGAGKTTLLRSVMGFTNVIGEIRFDGQNITDIAPAKRPALGIGYAPEDRRLFSAFTVEENILLPAQVAKLDAQTTQSRLDRVYHILPELKVMGDRPAGNVSGGQGKMVALGRALMLGTKLIMLDEPFQGLAPALAKRYADALRDLRDTDPNVTLIITESNPSLLRGFASLTFVIERGAVAEGSLDEKKETA; encoded by the coding sequence ATGTTAAGTTTTCATAATGCTAATGCGTCAATCGGAAAAATCCCCATTTTGCGCGGTCTGAATTTCACTATACCGGCCTCTGGCACCGTTGCTCTGATTGGCCGCAACGGCGCGGGCAAGACGACACTGCTGCGCTCGGTCATGGGATTCACTAATGTTATCGGCGAAATTCGTTTTGACGGGCAGAACATTACCGACATTGCACCAGCCAAACGTCCTGCCCTTGGTATCGGCTATGCGCCCGAGGATCGGCGTCTGTTTTCGGCCTTTACGGTCGAAGAAAACATCCTGCTGCCTGCGCAAGTCGCCAAGCTGGATGCGCAAACCACTCAATCGCGCCTTGATCGCGTTTACCACATTCTGCCGGAACTAAAGGTAATGGGAGATCGTCCCGCCGGGAACGTGTCCGGCGGGCAGGGCAAGATGGTGGCGCTTGGGCGGGCGCTGATGCTGGGCACGAAACTAATCATGCTGGATGAACCTTTTCAGGGGCTCGCGCCCGCATTGGCCAAACGCTATGCGGACGCGCTGCGAGACCTGCGCGATACAGATCCGAACGTAACGCTAATTATTACTGAATCGAATCCGTCCCTGTTGCGCGGCTTTGCTAGCCTGACCTTTGTCATCGAACGGGGCGCGGTCGCAGAAGGGTCGCTTGACGAAAAGAAGGAGACAGCATGA
- a CDS encoding ABC transporter ATP-binding protein, whose amino-acid sequence MTHLLETKGLEIRFGGVVAADNISLQIDAGKNLAIIGPNGAGKTTFLNICTGWLKPAKGKVYFEGYDVTPLSPRQITRRGVARAFQIPQLFTEHTALENLLIAAAARDQLRNPIRALKDTRQRSEMMHLLDMINCTDVAHRQVDELSEGQRKLIDIAVALALKPKLLLMDEPTSGVASSEKFEVMEILVNALSEAEVTAVFVEHDMGIVEQYADEVAVWNMGKIEMRGSPAEVLEHPDVIRDVIGEVV is encoded by the coding sequence ATGACCCATCTACTTGAAACCAAAGGGTTGGAAATCCGCTTTGGCGGGGTCGTAGCCGCCGACAATATCTCGTTGCAGATCGACGCGGGCAAGAACCTTGCCATCATCGGACCCAACGGCGCGGGCAAGACTACCTTTTTGAACATTTGCACTGGCTGGCTGAAACCGGCCAAGGGCAAAGTGTATTTCGAAGGTTACGACGTTACACCCTTGTCGCCTCGACAGATTACGCGGCGCGGTGTTGCGCGCGCATTTCAAATTCCTCAGTTGTTCACCGAACATACAGCGCTGGAAAATCTACTCATTGCTGCCGCTGCGCGTGACCAGCTCCGCAATCCGATCCGCGCGTTGAAAGACACGCGCCAGCGGTCCGAGATGATGCACCTTTTGGACATGATTAATTGTACCGATGTTGCACACCGTCAGGTGGATGAGTTGTCGGAGGGTCAGCGCAAGCTGATTGACATTGCTGTGGCCTTGGCCCTGAAGCCCAAGCTGCTGTTGATGGACGAGCCGACATCCGGCGTCGCCAGCTCTGAGAAGTTCGAGGTGATGGAAATTCTAGTAAATGCCTTGAGCGAGGCAGAAGTCACCGCCGTGTTTGTCGAGCATGATATGGGCATCGTCGAGCAGTATGCCGACGAGGTTGCCGTGTGGAACATGGGTAAGATCGAAATGCGCGGATCGCCTGCCGAAGTGTTGGAGCACCCCGATGTGATCCGTGATGTGATCGGGGAGGTTGTCTAA
- a CDS encoding branched-chain amino acid ABC transporter permease: MSIRIIIPAILLLLLALVPFVAQTLQVLLTLALAKGIAVMGITVLLRSGQVSFGHALFFAIAAYGGAFTLMLMPGADLIVVFLLGVLAAVLSGILVGLFVARYRFIFFAMLNLAFSMIFWSILEKFYHYTGGADGMRLPRPTVFWFEMERGAYELLMFYLSLALAIGLGWFSMRWLESPAGQLFRTLKTNETRLQYLGMSPQRVMMNGYVLSAMLCGTGGILMGLVQGVVTPEYAYWIRSGEMVFIAVLGGAGSVPGALVGAAIYEIVRTYASAFAGDVWQMVLGGFLLIIILFAPGGIAGIYNSLIDRIAGTKEDGE, encoded by the coding sequence ATGTCAATCCGTATCATTATCCCCGCAATCTTGCTGCTCCTGCTGGCACTGGTTCCGTTCGTGGCGCAGACATTGCAGGTGCTGCTGACGCTGGCGCTGGCCAAGGGCATCGCCGTCATGGGCATCACCGTCCTGTTACGCAGCGGTCAGGTATCATTCGGTCATGCGCTGTTTTTTGCGATCGCGGCATATGGCGGCGCGTTTACCCTCATGCTCATGCCCGGTGCCGATCTGATTGTCGTTTTCTTGTTGGGCGTGCTGGCGGCGGTTCTGTCGGGCATTCTTGTGGGCCTATTCGTGGCACGCTATCGCTTTATCTTCTTTGCGATGCTCAACCTCGCATTTTCCATGATCTTCTGGTCGATCCTGGAAAAGTTCTACCACTACACCGGCGGCGCGGACGGAATGCGTTTGCCACGTCCCACCGTTTTCTGGTTCGAAATGGAGCGTGGCGCATATGAGCTTCTTATGTTCTACCTTTCGCTAGCGCTGGCGATTGGCCTTGGCTGGTTTTCGATGCGCTGGCTGGAGTCACCCGCCGGACAGCTGTTCCGCACCCTCAAAACGAACGAAACACGTTTGCAATATCTGGGCATGTCACCTCAACGCGTAATGATGAATGGGTATGTGCTGTCTGCCATGCTATGCGGCACCGGCGGCATTTTGATGGGGTTGGTTCAGGGTGTTGTGACGCCGGAATACGCCTATTGGATCCGCTCGGGCGAGATGGTGTTCATTGCCGTCCTCGGTGGCGCCGGATCGGTGCCGGGGGCCTTGGTAGGGGCTGCGATTTATGAAATCGTGCGGACCTATGCCTCGGCCTTTGCGGGGGATGTATGGCAGATGGTGCTGGGTGGTTTCCTACTGATCATCATTCTCTTTGCGCCGGGCGGCATCGCCGGAATCTATAACAGTTTGATCGACCGCATCGCTGGAACGAAGGAGGATGGCGAATGA
- a CDS encoding branched-chain amino acid ABC transporter permease, with protein sequence MNLTLFLLALFDGIAYAALVFIVAVGLTLIFGVMRILNVAHGSLYAMGAYLTASLTTFVLAAGLPPIFAFPCMLVSAVLIGVVLGGPLEWLLLRRIYHKPEVLQLLVTFAIFMILEDVQRLIWGTQPIFQSTALQLMGNVRAFSVNYTVYQLILLPMVAIALLLGLRFFLRRTVAGKLILATTEDREAAQAIGIDADKVFLLTFIVGAGLAGLGGALASPTTSILPGIGADMIVLSFAVVATAGLGQIEGAALTALLIGLGRSFAVYVWPETQVLVPYLIMVAVLLVRPEGLFGSPSARKI encoded by the coding sequence ATGAACCTAACCCTGTTCCTGCTCGCTTTGTTCGACGGTATCGCCTATGCCGCTCTCGTCTTTATTGTTGCCGTCGGCTTGACGCTGATCTTTGGCGTAATGCGAATTCTCAATGTCGCGCATGGCTCGCTGTATGCGATGGGCGCTTATCTGACGGCCTCGCTAACTACATTCGTTCTTGCGGCTGGGTTGCCGCCAATCTTTGCGTTTCCTTGCATGCTGGTCTCGGCCGTCCTGATCGGCGTAGTACTGGGAGGCCCACTGGAGTGGCTGCTGCTTAGGCGCATTTATCACAAACCCGAAGTGCTACAACTGTTGGTTACCTTCGCGATCTTCATGATCCTCGAAGATGTTCAGCGTCTGATTTGGGGCACGCAGCCGATATTTCAATCGACCGCGCTACAACTGATGGGGAATGTCCGGGCGTTTTCGGTCAACTACACAGTTTATCAGCTAATCTTGCTGCCTATGGTCGCGATCGCCCTTCTTTTGGGGCTCCGCTTTTTCCTGCGCCGCACGGTGGCAGGCAAGCTGATTTTGGCCACGACAGAGGACCGCGAAGCTGCGCAGGCGATCGGCATTGACGCCGATAAGGTGTTTCTTCTGACCTTTATCGTGGGCGCGGGCCTTGCAGGCCTCGGTGGGGCGCTGGCTTCGCCGACCACTTCCATTCTGCCGGGGATCGGCGCGGATATGATCGTGCTTAGCTTTGCGGTGGTCGCAACCGCCGGACTAGGCCAAATTGAAGGCGCGGCGCTGACTGCACTGCTGATTGGTCTCGGCCGCTCTTTCGCCGTCTATGTATGGCCCGAGACGCAGGTGCTGGTTCCATATTTAATTATGGTTGCCGTGCTGCTGGTTCGCCCCGAGGGGCTGTTTGGCAGCCCTTCGGCTCGCAAGATTTGA